DNA from Leptospira harrisiae:
ATTTCTTCAGAAAACGGATTCAAATCTTTTGAAAAACTTACAGACTTCCGCTTTTTACCAAAAGCAATGGAAGTGGGAGATGAATTGACGAACCTTTTCAAAATGAAAAGGAACGTCATCCATGATAAATACAAAGATCTAATCAAATCGATGTATAATTAAAGTGAACTGAGAATGGTGCCAACGATCTCCCCTAATTCTTTCGAAAGATTGGGGAGAGAGGCAAGAGTTTCAAGCTCACGTTTGGCAATCTGCGGAAGTTCTCCTTTTTGTTTTGAAACGGGAGAATATAATTTGGTGAGAGCAGCTGCCATTTGTGGATTAATCTCGTTTAAAATTTTAATTCGTTTAGCTAAAAAAGAATACCCGCTCCCATCTTCTTTATGAAAGGTCAATGGATTTCTTGCCAAACTAAAATACAAGGATCGAACTTTGTTCGGATTACGAACGTTAAACTGTGGATGATTTTCTAACTGTTCGGTGATTTCCAATCGGTTCTCACCTGTTCCCACTTGGGCGGCAAACCAAATATCTAAAACCAAACTATCCTGTTTCCATTTATCAAAAAACAAGTTTACTGATTTTTCTTTTTCTTTAGAATCTACTTCGATTAGAAATTTCAGTGCCGAAACTTCTTCACTCATGTGTTTAGCTTCCCTTTGTTCCGCCACGGCTAATCGTTCAAACTTTCTTGTAGCATCATAAAGAAGATAATACAAACTAATATTCTTTAATCTTCGTTTACCAATTTCTTCCTTTGTTTGTATAGGAATGGTTTTTCGATTTTCCTCGAATAAAACTTGAAACTGATTGGTAAAAGTGGTTGAGATGGTTTGGACTGCCCACACTCTTAACTTTTGAATTTTCTGAAATTCATAACAACCAATGTTTTCACTAATCTGTGTTAAACCAGGAAAGGATAAATAAAAACTATGATAGGTTTTGTCCCAATTCCTTCCAAAAGAATCTGCAATGGTTTCCAAAATAATTGAGAAGTATTCTTCTTGGCCAGAAACTATGGATTTTTGAAACCAATCGAAAATCAGATTTTGAAAAGCAAAAAAACGTGAAACTCCATCCGTCTCAACCTTTGCTAAAATTTGTTTTTCCTCTTCAGATTGATTGTAATCTAACCTGATAGGACTTGATAGAGATCGAAACAAAGATACAATTGGTTTTGTTCCATTTGTATCCAATGCGGAAATTCGAATTTGATCCCGGACTCCGCTCATCAAACGTTTTTCTTCTTTGAGTATCTGTCCTTCCTTATCAAAAACAGCCAAGGAATTCGAAAATACTAATGGATATTCGTTTCCACCAGTATCAGTAATATCTAAAATCCATTCATTAGAGTCCTTTGCGTAATGTTCTTTCACGGAAAGTAAGGGAGTTCCACTTCTGTGGTACCAGTTGCGTAAATAAGGAATTTGATTGCCGGCAGCTTCTTCCATTGAGGAAACAAATTCTTCGAATGTGACTCCTTGACCATCATATTTAGAAAGATAATGTTTTAGTCCTCTTTTAAATTTCTCTCTACCAATGAGCTCTGAGACCAAACGAATGACTTCTGCTCCTTTTTCATATACAGTCACTGTATAAAAATTATTCATCTCCTTATAGGATTTTGGTAGTATTGGATGAGACATGGGTCCTTGGTCTTCTGGAAACTGAAATTCTTTTAAAAACAAAACATCTTTGATTCGTTTGACAGCAGGGTCTGTCATATCTTCCGTGAACCATTGGTCCCTAAAAACGGTAAGGCCTTCTTTTAAAGTAAGGTTGAACCAATTCCGAAGTGTCACACGATTCCCAGTCCAGTTATGAAAATATTCATGTGCAATCACTGCGAGAATGGCTTCAAAACTTTCATCTGTTGCTGATTTTTTATCAGCAAGCACTAGTTTGGCGTTAAATAAATTTAGACCCTTGTTTTCCATTGCTCCCATATTAAAATCTTCTACAGCAACAATCATAAACAAATCAAGATCATATTCTAACCCAAAAGTATCTTCATCCCAGCGCATTGCTTTTTTTAAAGATTCAAATGCAAAGCTTACTTTTTCTTCGTTACCTTTTTCCACATAAATCTTCAGAGTGATATCTCTTCCTGACTGAGTGATAAATGTATCTTTAGTTTCTACTAATTCCCCTGCAACAAGTGCAAAAAGATAAGAAGGTTTGGGAAACGGGTCTTCCCAAATAACTTCTTTTTTTCCAGCATCAACTCTTTCTTCTAACAAATTCCCGTTGGACAACATCACAGGAAAAAGGGTCAAATCTCCGGCAATGGTCACACGAAAACGCATCATATTGTCAGGTCGATCGATCGAATAAACAATCTTTCTAAAACCTTCTGGTTCATTCTGAGTACATAACATTGAACCTGATTTGTATAAACCTTCCAAAGATGTATTCCCAGCCGGTGAAATACGATTTTCAATTGTGAGCCGAAAGTTGGGTTTAGGGGGATGTAGAATTAAAATTCCGGTGGGAGAGATTTGGTATTCGCTGGGCTCGACAATCGCACCATCAATACGTAAAGACAAAAACTCCAAAGACTCACCATTGAGAAATAATGGCTGAATTGTTTCGGAAGAAAGAACCACATCATAATCGGCTCTGACAACTGTCATGTGTAGATCCAAATCAAATCTTAGTTCTAATTTAGGGGTTAACCAGGGGCTTGGTTTGTAGTCTTCTAACTTATGGACGAGAGAGGAGGATGGAGTCATCCTCCTTCTTTAAGGGATGGGCCATCCCGGAAAAGTGAATTTTAGTTCTGTTTTTCTTTTCTTTTATCCTCAGCAAATGTTACCTTGAGATTCCTTCCATCAACAGGTTGTCCATTCATTTGAGTGACTGCCTCTTCTGCCTCTTCTTCATTGGCGTAAGTGATAAAAGCAAACCCTCTAAAATTCCCAGTTTCCCGGTCGTGAATCATTTTCAGATCTTGGATCACTCCGTAAACGGAGAATATCTGGCGTATATTTTCTTCCTTAAGGGTAAATTTCAAATTTCCCACATATATTTTCTTAGAAATCATTCCTGTCCTCGTAAAACCAATTGCACGTACCCAAGCAACTTGGGAACCGGGATGATTAGATACAATTGAAAGAAAATGTCAACATCAAATATTTCTTGCATATTCTGAAAGATGGCAATTATTTGAGACTCTTCTCCAGGTATCCCTTTGAACGAAAAACCCTATATCTTATGCATCGATGATGAATTCTTCATCCTTTGGAATCTCAAAGAACAACTTAAAAAAGTCTTTGGATCCACTTTCACCATTGAAACTGCGGAAAGTGCTGAAACAGCAAAGGAAATCATGAAAGAAATTGAGGGAAGTTCCGGAGACCTAGCCGTTGTCATCTGCGACCACGTAATGCCTGGCCAAAAAGGTGATGAATTTCTCATTGAAATGCAAGAAACGCACCCCCGAACCAAAAAAATAATGCTTACGGGACAAGCACCTGCCCAAGCCATTGGAAACGCCCTCAATCACGGTTGTTTGTATCGATACCTGTCCAAACCTTGGGATGCACATGACCTAGAACTTACCATCAAACAGGCCATTGACGCTTATTTCCAAGAAAAAACTTTAGAGGAAAAAAACAAAGAACTCGCTGATTCTCTTTATTTTCATAGGGATTCTAAATACCCCAATTTCGAATCTTTGGTACAACAACTAAAAAATGACAAATCTCCAACAGCGAATCATTCAATGATCCTAATTAAAATTGTCAGTTTTCCTACCATCATTAAAACGTTCGGAATTGAAGTGTATCGTAAACTATTTAGAAAACTACTACAACTACTCTCGGTCCACTTACAAAACGAAGAAATGGTCTTTCATATATATTCCGATGAAATTGCAGTCCTTTCCACCTTATCAGAACAAACGTTAGTGGAAAAAATCAGGAGTTTCCGTTTATTATTAAAATCGGATGACTTGATTTTAGATGGAGTGGGATTCCACCTAGATTGTCGATTTTCTTCTGCCTCCGGTCAAGAGGATTGTTATTACAAAGCTAAACTTGCATTATTTCGAGCAGAATCGCAAAGTTCTTCCGAATTTGTTTCTTATACAGAAGATCTTTCGACAGACCATCATTTACAAAACTTCCAACGTAGTCAAAAAATCCAAGCTGCGATCACGAACAAACAAATAATCCCCTACTTTCAAGGGATTGTTGATAACCAAACAAAACAAATACGAAAATTTGAATGTTTAGCAAGAATCAAAGATAGAGATGCCATTCTTACTCCCGATGTATTTTTGAAGTTAGCAAAGGTTACAGGAAGCATTCGTATGATTGGTTTACAAATGATTGATGAATCTATGAATTATTTTTCTGATAAACCTTTTGATTTTTCGATCAATCTTACAGAATCCGAATTAGAATATAAAAGTTTTAGCAAATGGGTGGAAGCAAGACTTGCTCACTACCGAAT
Protein-coding regions in this window:
- a CDS encoding RNA recognition motif domain-containing protein, translated to MISKKIYVGNLKFTLKEENIRQIFSVYGVIQDLKMIHDRETGNFRGFAFITYANEEEAEEAVTQMNGQPVDGRNLKVTFAEDKRKEKQN
- a CDS encoding EAL domain-containing response regulator, translated to MNEKPYILCIDDEFFILWNLKEQLKKVFGSTFTIETAESAETAKEIMKEIEGSSGDLAVVICDHVMPGQKGDEFLIEMQETHPRTKKIMLTGQAPAQAIGNALNHGCLYRYLSKPWDAHDLELTIKQAIDAYFQEKTLEEKNKELADSLYFHRDSKYPNFESLVQQLKNDKSPTANHSMILIKIVSFPTIIKTFGIEVYRKLFRKLLQLLSVHLQNEEMVFHIYSDEIAVLSTLSEQTLVEKIRSFRLLLKSDDLILDGVGFHLDCRFSSASGQEDCYYKAKLALFRAESQSSSEFVSYTEDLSTDHHLQNFQRSQKIQAAITNKQIIPYFQGIVDNQTKQIRKFECLARIKDRDAILTPDVFLKLAKVTGSIRMIGLQMIDESMNYFSDKPFDFSINLTESELEYKSFSKWVEARLAHYRIDPNRVTFEILEDVSFSENRNSLFTIRDLKTMGCQIAIDDFGVQYSNLARLLEFDPDYLKIDGQFIRNLPENKTAYLLVQGIVELARGIGAKVVAEFVDRTAIQDMIETLGIEYSQGYLFMKPSPTIPAEANLRL
- the pepN gene encoding aminopeptidase N, whose product is MTPSSSLVHKLEDYKPSPWLTPKLELRFDLDLHMTVVRADYDVVLSSETIQPLFLNGESLEFLSLRIDGAIVEPSEYQISPTGILILHPPKPNFRLTIENRISPAGNTSLEGLYKSGSMLCTQNEPEGFRKIVYSIDRPDNMMRFRVTIAGDLTLFPVMLSNGNLLEERVDAGKKEVIWEDPFPKPSYLFALVAGELVETKDTFITQSGRDITLKIYVEKGNEEKVSFAFESLKKAMRWDEDTFGLEYDLDLFMIVAVEDFNMGAMENKGLNLFNAKLVLADKKSATDESFEAILAVIAHEYFHNWTGNRVTLRNWFNLTLKEGLTVFRDQWFTEDMTDPAVKRIKDVLFLKEFQFPEDQGPMSHPILPKSYKEMNNFYTVTVYEKGAEVIRLVSELIGREKFKRGLKHYLSKYDGQGVTFEEFVSSMEEAAGNQIPYLRNWYHRSGTPLLSVKEHYAKDSNEWILDITDTGGNEYPLVFSNSLAVFDKEGQILKEEKRLMSGVRDQIRISALDTNGTKPIVSLFRSLSSPIRLDYNQSEEEKQILAKVETDGVSRFFAFQNLIFDWFQKSIVSGQEEYFSIILETIADSFGRNWDKTYHSFYLSFPGLTQISENIGCYEFQKIQKLRVWAVQTISTTFTNQFQVLFEENRKTIPIQTKEEIGKRRLKNISLYYLLYDATRKFERLAVAEQREAKHMSEEVSALKFLIEVDSKEKEKSVNLFFDKWKQDSLVLDIWFAAQVGTGENRLEITEQLENHPQFNVRNPNKVRSLYFSLARNPLTFHKEDGSGYSFLAKRIKILNEINPQMAAALTKLYSPVSKQKGELPQIAKRELETLASLPNLSKELGEIVGTILSSL